The following are encoded in a window of Deferrivibrio essentukiensis genomic DNA:
- a CDS encoding tetratricopeptide repeat protein codes for MQRESIFHLMEKGKIAFDSGKYEEAKKYFEEFIEHNKNFADVYCKLGYIYFVKDEYHKAIDFFKQAVEINPSYTEALINLATSLQYVGENDEALKYMNQLKSVTYLEGIADKHCLGKISNMHAEIADAYVSLFLYKNAIDEYEKALELNPGFPDIRLKYAIALREYGDFERAIFVLENIIMEMESFVDAYVQLGITYYKIGYIGFAISAWKKGFELNKNNKLLNTFLYLVEAAKEVD; via the coding sequence ATGCAAAGAGAAAGCATTTTTCATCTAATGGAAAAAGGTAAAATCGCCTTTGATTCGGGAAAATATGAAGAAGCCAAAAAATATTTTGAAGAGTTTATTGAGCACAACAAAAACTTTGCTGACGTCTATTGTAAGTTAGGCTACATCTATTTTGTCAAAGATGAATACCATAAAGCAATAGATTTTTTTAAGCAAGCTGTAGAAATTAACCCTTCGTATACGGAAGCATTAATAAATCTTGCCACTTCTTTACAATATGTAGGGGAAAATGACGAAGCACTTAAATATATGAATCAACTAAAAAGTGTTACATACCTTGAAGGTATAGCGGACAAACACTGCCTTGGGAAAATTTCCAATATGCATGCGGAGATTGCAGATGCTTACGTAAGCCTTTTTCTTTACAAAAATGCAATAGATGAGTATGAAAAGGCCCTTGAGCTTAATCCGGGCTTTCCGGATATCAGGCTAAAATACGCAATAGCCCTGCGTGAGTATGGTGATTTTGAAAGAGCAATATTTGTTCTGGAAAACATTATTATGGAAATGGAAAGTTTTGTAGATGCATACGTTCAACTTGGTATTACTTACTACAAAATTGGCTACATCGGTTTTGCTATTTCTGCATGGAAAAAAGGGT
- a CDS encoding outer membrane protein assembly factor BamD has protein sequence MNKIFLVMALTLLIIVGCGKKPEPNKSADVWLKEGLTYFEKGKYKKAAEAFEQSILEADNPEIAAQAQLFLADSYFFLNQFDEAIPSYEEYLDIYPDNEYAKQALYRLALCYYKQIDTIDRDQTNTIKALENFQKLKDRFPEYAKTVETNAKIKELREMLAEREYYVAKFYLRTKKFRAAEMRFKTVLEKYPDTEIFPKAAIDYAEYIVEHSNNKTEAIAILTQALKNENGKKYLKSVSNLLGKLQEELKVN, from the coding sequence ATGAATAAGATTTTTTTAGTTATGGCATTGACTCTTTTAATCATTGTTGGTTGCGGGAAAAAACCGGAGCCCAATAAATCCGCAGACGTTTGGCTAAAAGAGGGTTTAACATATTTTGAGAAGGGGAAATACAAGAAAGCAGCAGAGGCTTTCGAACAGTCTATTTTAGAGGCTGACAACCCGGAAATTGCCGCACAGGCTCAGCTTTTCCTTGCTGACTCATATTTTTTTCTAAATCAGTTTGATGAAGCGATTCCATCTTACGAGGAGTATTTAGATATATATCCTGATAATGAATATGCTAAGCAGGCCTTATATAGACTTGCACTTTGTTATTACAAACAGATTGACACAATAGACAGAGATCAAACAAACACAATCAAAGCCCTTGAAAATTTTCAAAAGCTTAAAGATAGATTCCCGGAATATGCAAAGACGGTAGAAACCAACGCTAAAATTAAAGAGCTGAGAGAGATGCTTGCGGAAAGGGAATACTATGTAGCAAAATTTTATTTGAGGACTAAAAAGTTTAGAGCGGCAGAAATGAGATTTAAAACTGTGCTTGAGAAATACCCTGACACCGAGATATTCCCAAAAGCAGCAATTGATTACGCAGAATATATTGTTGAACATTCAAACAACAAAACTGAAGCTATAGCAATACTTACCCAAGCTCTAAAAAATGAAAACGGTAAGAAATATTTAAAAAGCGTTAGCAACCTTTTAGGCAAGTTACAAGAAGAATTAAAAGTAAATTAA